The genome window AAGGTCAATCCGGTCACGCACGTCGCGCTCGTCGACGTAAAGAACGCCGTCATAAAGCTCGTCCGTTCACCGCTGACCGTTGCGCAAGGCAAAAGCAGCAATAGTGTCCCGCTGACAATGACCAGCAGGAACCCCAGGGTTAGGATTTTGGGAAATGAGTATTTCCGCTTGTTGATTTCAATCACGTTATAGTCCTCCCATTCATCTCACCAGTCAATTATAATCGTTTTCCCTCTCCGGCGGGAGTCCATTTCCCCGATTCTGTCCCAAAAGCGGCTGCGCTCCCTGCCTAAGCACGGCAACTTATTTTCAGACTTAATACACAAATGACCCCCAAAGTCCGGTCGAACCGAAGATTGGGGGTCATGCAGGCAAGAAGTCACCACAGATTTTGATTGTACTCTCTTGCTGATTGCCGTTTTAGCAACCCTACTAAATTATGATGTTTGGATGTTAATTGGATGAAAGGAATAACTTCGTGGTTACTAAACGCTCATTATCAAATTGGAAAGGCAAATATCACATTTGCTTTTTCTATTATAGCAAACATTCTTGTGAAGTAAAGCACTAATATCAAAAAGATAACGTTTATCAAAACTCCATTCCTACTAAACACATTGATATAACAGCGTTCTTTCATTCGCTAATTTGTGATTTTTAATACATAGTGTTGCTCAGAGCCAGTCCGGCTTTTGCACCCGCACCACTTGGCTCGGCGCTCCTACCGCCAACAGCAGCGCCTCACCTACCGCTAACGTCCCCGTTGTGTTTAACTCAGTTGCAACCGGTAAGGCCGCTAGCTCACCCTGGTTGCTCAGCCGGTGGACGACGGCCTGGGCAAACTGCGAACGCAAGCGGGCAGGCAGGTCCAATGGCGACTGGGTGGTTAGAATCAGTTGCAGGTTAACTTTCCGGCCCTCCCGTAACAGCTGGAAGATGCCGTTACGGCTCAATTCTTGCTCCGTCGTCGGCAGGTAACGGTGGGCTTCGTCAATCACAATTTTAACGGCTCGCTGGGACTGGTCGCACTGTTCCAAGCGGTCAGTCAGGACCTGCTTGAGGAGGTAGGAAATCAAGGCCCCCTGCTGACGTTCATACCGCCGTAAGAGGGAAAGGTCAATCACCAGGGTCCGGTGACTGCTCCGGTGCCGCAAAAACATTTTAAGGACAAAGCCCAGCTCAGTTTTTGCCACTCCAGGGTGACTCTGCGTGTCAAAGAGCTCCCGAAAAGCCGGACCGGCAAGTCGGTTACGCAGCTCCGTCAGCAATCCCCAGTCACGGTTAATTTGCTCACGGTCGTATACTTGCCCGCACAGCGAATAGTCCGCCCGGTCGTCAGCAAACGGAATGGCGGCCTCCTCAACCAGCTGCTGGGGTAAGAGGGTGACATCATAGTCCCGGGCCCAAGGGCTGAGTTGGTTCAGCAGGGTCTGGTATTGTGCTAGTGGCCGGTTAATTTTCTTCAAAGGACCGGCCTGTTGAAGCAGGTTGCGCTGAATCCGGAGGGCGTTGATGGCCCGGGATAGTTGGTGGTCCAGTCGTGGCGGCAGGGCGAGTCCCAGAACCTCCTGGAGTTCCCCCGCGTCGAGCCGCCCCGCTTCTAAGTAGGCGTTAGCCCCTAAGCGGTAGGTAACCGCGTTGGGCAACTGGGCGTATTCCCCCGTCGGGTCAAGGATAATCGCCGTCTGGTCAGTCTGCTGCAACTCGTTGAGCAGCGCGAGGGTGGTCGTCGTCTTCCCGCTGCCAGTCTGACCAACAACCAGGAGGTGGCGAGCAGTGAGCGGCCGGCGAACAGGTTGGCCAGTCTGTTGGTTCACCATTGCTACTGGCATCTTCCTCATTCCTTTACATCTAAAGTCAAAGTCATTTGCATTATAGCATTAATTTTTTCTAAACCACTGCTGATTAGTTGGCGGAAACGAGCCTTATCTGCTAAAATGTTGACTATCAAGGAGTGATTTATTTTTGGATTTAGACATACAACCCGTGAGGTTGAGTTTAAGCAACTATCAAGACGTTAAGCAGCTCTATTACCGGGCTTTCCCCAAGTATGAGCGGGAGCCCTGGCACTGGATGATTTTGAAAAGCAAGTTCCGGCAGGCGGACTTCATGGCCTTCTATGACCAGGGGCAGTTTGTCGGCTTTGCCTACGTCATCCACAGTCACGGTTTCCACTACATCCTCTTTCTAGCCGTTAACGACCAGTTGCGGTCACGGGGGTACGGTAGCCGGATCATTAGCGAACTACGGGCATTATACCCAAGTGATTCGCTGGTATTAGACATCGAGCAGCCCGACCCGGCCGCGGCTAACAACCGCCAACGGTTACGCCGCTTAGCCTTTTACAAACAGAACGGTTTTTACTTAACGCCTAAGAAATTGGAAGAGGACCAGGTTACCTACCAGGTGTTGGCAACTAAAAAGCACATCAACCAGCAAAAGGTCGATGGCATCTTCGAGTGGTTTTCATGGCCGCTCGGCTGGTTTATCCAATAAGAAGATTAATTTTGAAAGAGAGTGAGAAAAAACGGCTAAAATCGGCTGACAAGCTGATTTTAGCCGTTTGTCTTTCGACGCAAAGCTAGCCTCTGGGAACCTCCGCAAGGATGGCTAGGTTGGTCAAATGCTGATTTATCAGCGTTTGAATTACCAGCCAGCTACTGCGCTGAGGCATTACTAACTTTAAAATATTAAAGAGGTTGAGTTAATTCTCAGTCTCTTTATTGTTTTAAAGGTAAAAATGCTCCGATGCAGCAGCGAAGGACTTGAGTTAAGCCCCCATTTTTATAACCCTATATGTATATTTATCGAATATTTAAATTATATATTGCATAATTAGTCATTTAAGTGTATATTAATTGGCAATTACTAATTACTTACGCAAAGGAGAAAATGACTATGAAGCAGCTCAAGCACTATTTAATGCTCTTAACCGTTCTCGCTTCAATCGTCCTCGCCCCGCTTACCGCCTTCGCAAATAGCGCGGCCAGCTCGAACCCCGCTAATTCTACCAGCACGGCTACCCCGGCGACGGATGATTCCCTGCAAAAAATCAAGCAAAAGGGCGTGCTCGTCGTCGGCACCAGCGCTGGCTACCCGCCCTTTGAATTCACAACCAAGAAGGATGGCAAAACGGAGTACGTCGGTTTTGAAATGTCTTTGGCCCGGCAACTTGCAAAGGACCTGGGTGTCAAACTAGAAATCAAGAACATGGATTTCGACTCCCTGCTGGTGGCGTTGGAGTCGCACAAAATCGACGTGGCAATTGCCGGGATCAATATCACCCCTGAGCGTGAAAAGAGCGTCGACTTTTCCAAAACCTACCACAAGGGAACCAAGTACTTCCTGATCCACAAGCAGGACAAGGATAAGTACAAGGACTACATGGACTTTAAAGGCAAGACCGTCGGAACAGAAAACGGCGCTATGGAATACGCCATGATCAAGAAATACATCCCCGACGTCCATGAAAAGGGGCTCGCCAAGTGGTCCTCACTCGTGATTGCCCTACAGGCCCACAAGCTGGACGGGGTCTTGATGGACTCCGCCACCGCAAAGGCGTTCGCTCAAAATAACTCCGACCTCTACGCTTTCAATTCCCACATGAAGGTAACCAGTGACGGGGTCGCGGTGGCCCTGCCAAAGGGTGCTAACAGTCTGAAGGCCGCGGTCAATAAGACGGTTGATAAGGTTAACCAGGAGGACCTGATTAACAAGAAGTGGCTCCCCGAAGCGGCCAAGTATATGCAGACATCCCAAAAGACCAATACCGTAGCTAGCTACTGGACATTCTTTATCAAAGGGGTTAAGTACACCCTGCTGATCACGGTCCTCGCGGTCATTGTCGGCTTCCTCATCGGGATTCTCTTCGCCCTAATGCGGCTTTCCGACAACAAGCTCCTCCACTCGCTTGCCATCTGCTACATTGAGTTTATCCGGGGAACACCAATGCTAGTTCAGATTATGTTCGTCTACTTCGGAATTGGGGCCATCATCCAATCCATGCCAGCCCTGGTTGCCGGGATCATCGCCGTGGCAATCAACTCCGGGGCCTACGTCGCCGAAATCATCCGGTCCGGAATCCAGTCGTTGCCGCTGGGGCAAACGGAAGCCGCCCGGAGCCTGGGAATGACCAAGCAGCAAACCTTCCGCTACATCATTATGCCCCAGGCCCTCAAGAACATCTGGCCGGCCCTTGGCAACGAGTTTATCACCCTGCTCAAGGACAGCTCCTTGGTTTCGACCATCGGGGTAACCGAGCTGATGTACCAGACCCAGCTGGTCCAGGCCGACACCTACAAGGGAGTCCTGCCACTCTTTATTACGATGATGATTTACTTCTTCCTAACCTTTACCCTCACCAGGATCCTCAACCACTTTGAAAAGAAGTTTAAGCACGCTTAATTAACACAGGCTCGGGTTCGCCAACGACGAACTCGGGCCTTTCTATATCTGCAGAAATAAAAAAAGCCGGCCACACGCTCTTCTCAAACGTATGGCCGGCAGCAGCTAGTTAATCCTTTCTTCCCCACTCCTTAGAGCTCGTCTAAGCAGCGAACCAAGCGCGGTATTCCGACTTGCTTACTAATAATGATTTGTTTTTCCGGAGAGGCATAAACCTGACCAACTAATGAACGAATTTAATTCAAATGGTGACTCGAGTCAGTGACCACCGCACCGTCTTAACACGACCGGTAGATTGCTCGAGAAACTAGCGTCCGATATCTAAGCTGGCAAACCAGCAAAGGGTTCGCCAGGAATGGTTATCTGGGGATTCATCGTTAAAACGCTGGCGTTTAACCAGCTCCTGCTCCCCGCCGGATAAGTGATACGGTACCCGGTCAACGGAGCCGCTCAATCCAAAGTAAACGCAAACGATCAGTTCCCCGGCGTTGCACCACTTGATCTGAGGGGCCAAGCTGCCGGGAGCCGAAAGCCGCTTTGTCCGTCACGCTAGTATTTAGAAATTGAATATCACTATCTTGAAAGACCAGGCTTAGCTACATGGGCCGACCCTAGCGGAATTTCCGGGAGTTAACGGTTGCCATTGGACGATTAAATTGAGCCGTACCCTTACCAGCACGCCCAAGCCCACAATCGCCGTTAGCACCGCCGATCCCACAATCCATTCGGTCCTATGCACAAACGGCCGGGTCTTTTTCAATTATCAGATTTACGTTATTAAAGTCAGTCCGCCGAGCAGAGCTGGAGCTGCCGTCGACGCTTAACCGTGCAATCACTTCTTGTGTTAATCGTCGAAATACTGCTTGCCACATATAGCAGTACCGTTTGAACAGAAATAATTGTCTGACAGCTGTCGGTCATTTTTCTCGCAAGGCCTAATCGCTCCGGCCAATAACTTCCCATCCCCTTGCGGCAGGAACCTCATCATTCGTAATTTGACTCTTCCTAATAATTCATGTACATAGATGCCAAGGGTGTATTCATGTAATATTAAGTGTAAGCACAATTTTGATTAGAAAGATTCAGCGATTCACGACCCTGGACAATTCGAAGCCGCAAAACAATGCTGAAATTTATGGAGATGTTTAGCGTTATCAGAGGTAACCCGTCCCAAAAGCGGGAGGAATTGTCCAGAAAGAACCGCTCCGGTAAAGGACAATTTAGTGAAAGTGCTAATAGTTGATTAGTTTCTTGCCAATTGTGATAACTGCATTTCTAGGTAAATGAATTAGATGGGTAAGCAGTAATTTTAAGATCAGCTAGAGGAAAGTTAGTTTCACTGATCCCACAATGAGGACAGGTGCTCAATCGGCTCAATTATCCGTAATTGCGAAGAGTTCTTTGCGACATCGATTGGGCTGTCCACTGTCAAAAAACAACCAAGATAGCTCCCGTACTGATGAATCGGTACACGGTTCTTTTCCACGACGGTTCTTGCTGGTAAAGTCAGTCCGCCGGGTCATTGTCTGCTCGTCTTTTTATTTTCTGACCAGGTAACTGCTAAGGCTGAAAAATCACCACTTTGCCATTCTAAAGCGACCAATATCAGTCATCATTGCTGGGATTAGGCAACGAACTAGGAATGCTAATTCTGCCCTCCCGGTTGACGACCGCTGCACCGGGAAGCTCGCCGCTTGGTACCCCACTGCCAGGAACTACCCGCTGACAATGAGGCCCGGATAATTTTTCCCCAGTCCAGCTTGGAAGCACGCTCGGCTGGGACGGAAGGTGGTTACCGTAATTGGGCGGTGAAATCGTACCCGTGCATTTTTGCTGTCAGTAAGCCTAGCGGAGAAAGAATTACTATGCCAACCACTAGGTAAAACCAGGATGTTAGTTTCCTAGGTGGTTTGTGACCGTTGATGACCCGTTCCCATAAAAACCATTCGGTCCTCCCCGTAACCAATCCAGATGCAACGTAGGTGAAAACGCGCTAATCCAACCAACAACTACGCGACGTGTTATCACGCCAGCGAGATTGTGATAGCGAGTGGAGATTGGTTGTTTAAGGGCGCCGCTAACCGGCCAGGCAACTACGGCTGGTGCTGAGTGCACCTTCGGCAGTAAGGGGCTACCGAATTGCTTCTCCATGATGGAGGCCAACTGCGATTCCTGGCGGAAGATGGTGATGGCTGCGAAGAGGTTGTTCAGCTAGTCTTCAACGGACGGTTTTCTAACCGCCATCCTCAGGAGCCTAGTTCCTAGTGCCACCCCTCTGCGACCATCTGCAAGAACGTTTAACTAGTCAGCGCAACGGTGAAGATGATAGATAATCCCCCCTTTCAAGGGTAAAGTTCTCATAACGGTAGTTACCCCGTCGTGCGAACTTTCAAGGAGGCAACCCGTTATTTGTGGTTTCAGAATACTGTTTTTTTAAGTGGGTTGTTAATGATTATTATTTATATAAATATAATAATTTGATATGTTTATATTTTTTGTGTTAATCTTTTCTTGGTCTTGTGTATTTCTTACTCAGGACCTTTTTTAGTTAGCGGAGCTTTGCTGGTAAGCGGTTTCTCTTATCTAGGGATAACGAAACTAGCTCTGCCGATAATTAATAAAAAACTTTTTTATTTTTATTCATATGAACAATTAATCATTTGAAGTATATTCCACCAATTAGCAAACTGATTCAAAAGATTGCGGGCTGGCCTTGTGACCGTGATTGGTCCTGTCCAGTGGCCGGCCGGATCTGTCTAATAAATTGACCTTAGCAGACACTAATTTTAATGTTCACCTGACAAGTGACAACCAGCCTTTCGGAATTTAAAATAAAGTGCGGGACCGCGACGGAAGTTTATCATCACTTCTGCCGTGGTCCCGCACTGTCGTTTTTAGTTAGCGGTCACTGCATATAATTAAGGTCATCGTACTTGGTACCAGCTTGCTGCTTAGCCATGCTCTGGCTCTGGTAGTACACCGCGTCAACATGCATATCCGCCCCACCGGCTTCCACCAGCACTTTGACCTGCTGGCCGTTGATGGTTTCGGTGTGAACAGCGTAGTAGGCACCATCACCGGCGGTCTGCACCCAACCACGCAGGTTCAGCCAGTGCATTCCATGAACATTGCCAAAGGTCCCCCGCATCCAGTTCTTAGTAGCTTTCATTATCGCCTGGTTGGTGATGTTGCTATCATTATTTAAGAAAGCTGGGTCCTGCTTATAAATCGTCATCTGTTCGCCATCGTTATCGCCACCAGTATACTTAAAGGTGTGAGCACCAAAGGTCACGGAGCCTGGTTCGTCATTATCAGCCGTGTACCAGGTTCCCTGCAGTTCACTCGGAACGGCGACCGGGCCCTCATTCCCGTACTGGCCGGTGCTTGTGGAAGACTTGCCAGTTTGGGAGCCATTATTAGCGGGGGTGGTCAGGCCGCCGTTGGTCTTATCCACCACCTTGGCGCCCGTTGCCAGGTTATTGACGAGCTGGCCCTGGCCGTTGTCGTTAAGGTACTGAACCATGTCTGCCCGGCTCACAGTGGTCAGCTT of Limosilactobacillus oris contains these proteins:
- a CDS encoding GNAT family N-acetyltransferase; its protein translation is MDLDIQPVRLSLSNYQDVKQLYYRAFPKYEREPWHWMILKSKFRQADFMAFYDQGQFVGFAYVIHSHGFHYILFLAVNDQLRSRGYGSRIISELRALYPSDSLVLDIEQPDPAAANNRQRLRRLAFYKQNGFYLTPKKLEEDQVTYQVLATKKHINQQKVDGIFEWFSWPLGWFIQ
- a CDS encoding ABC transporter substrate-binding protein/permease — translated: MKQLKHYLMLLTVLASIVLAPLTAFANSAASSNPANSTSTATPATDDSLQKIKQKGVLVVGTSAGYPPFEFTTKKDGKTEYVGFEMSLARQLAKDLGVKLEIKNMDFDSLLVALESHKIDVAIAGINITPEREKSVDFSKTYHKGTKYFLIHKQDKDKYKDYMDFKGKTVGTENGAMEYAMIKKYIPDVHEKGLAKWSSLVIALQAHKLDGVLMDSATAKAFAQNNSDLYAFNSHMKVTSDGVAVALPKGANSLKAAVNKTVDKVNQEDLINKKWLPEAAKYMQTSQKTNTVASYWTFFIKGVKYTLLITVLAVIVGFLIGILFALMRLSDNKLLHSLAICYIEFIRGTPMLVQIMFVYFGIGAIIQSMPALVAGIIAVAINSGAYVAEIIRSGIQSLPLGQTEAARSLGMTKQQTFRYIIMPQALKNIWPALGNEFITLLKDSSLVSTIGVTELMYQTQLVQADTYKGVLPLFITMMIYFFLTFTLTRILNHFEKKFKHA
- a CDS encoding ATP-binding protein, with the translated sequence MPVAMVNQQTGQPVRRPLTARHLLVVGQTGSGKTTTTLALLNELQQTDQTAIILDPTGEYAQLPNAVTYRLGANAYLEAGRLDAGELQEVLGLALPPRLDHQLSRAINALRIQRNLLQQAGPLKKINRPLAQYQTLLNQLSPWARDYDVTLLPQQLVEEAAIPFADDRADYSLCGQVYDREQINRDWGLLTELRNRLAGPAFRELFDTQSHPGVAKTELGFVLKMFLRHRSSHRTLVIDLSLLRRYERQQGALISYLLKQVLTDRLEQCDQSQRAVKIVIDEAHRYLPTTEQELSRNGIFQLLREGRKVNLQLILTTQSPLDLPARLRSQFAQAVVHRLSNQGELAALPVATELNTTGTLAVGEALLLAVGAPSQVVRVQKPDWL